A stretch of Capricornis sumatraensis isolate serow.1 chromosome 10, serow.2, whole genome shotgun sequence DNA encodes these proteins:
- the RPS24 gene encoding small ribosomal subunit protein eS24, with translation MTNRLLQRKQMVIDVLHPGKATVPKTEIREKLAKMYKTTPDVIFVFGFRTHFGGGKTTGFGMIYDSLDYAKKNEPKHRLARHGLYEKKKTSRKQRKERKNRMKKVRGTAKANVGAGKKKE, from the exons ATGACCAACCGACTGCTTCAGCGGAAACAAATG GTCATCGATGTTCTTCACCCTGGAAAGGCAACAGTACCTAAAACAGAAATTCGGGAAAAACTGGCCAAAATGTACAAGACCACACCAGATGTCATCTTTGTATTTGGATTCAGAACTCATTTTGGTGGTGGCAAGACAACTGGCTTCGGCATGATTTACGATTCCTTGGATTACGCGAAGAAGAATGAGCCCAAACATAGGCTTGCAAGA CATGGCCTGTATGAGAAGAAAAAGACCTCAAGAAAACAGCGAAAGGAACGCAAGAACAGAATGAAGAAAGTCAGGGGGACTGCAAAGGCCAACGTTGGTGCTGGCAAAAAG AAGGAGTAA